The Clostridium septicum genome contains a region encoding:
- a CDS encoding 2-hydroxyacid dehydrogenase: MSIKLVCYGVRDTEVPFFHKLNKYGYQLVLVNKNLDHENVKEALGAEAIMVRGNCKADRQNLELLKLHGLKTVLTRTVGFDHVDLEATKDLDLKVARVPGYSPNAISELAVTLAMMLVRNTAYTTNRTKDKNFVVDSQMFSKEIRNCTVGVLALGRIGLTTAKLFKGLGANVIGYDVFQSDVAKEVVEFKSLDEVLAESDVIAVHTPYIKGQNYHMIDDEFIAKMKDGAILINTARGEVQDLDAITRALESGKLGGFGTDVIEGESGIFFNNLTGQTINNASVEKLIGMYPKALVTPHMGSYTDEALRNMISISYDNLNDIIETGNSKNEIA; this comes from the coding sequence ATGTCAATTAAATTAGTTTGTTATGGAGTTAGAGATACTGAAGTACCATTTTTTCATAAATTAAATAAATATGGATATCAGTTAGTATTAGTTAATAAAAATTTAGATCATGAAAATGTTAAGGAAGCTTTAGGTGCCGAAGCAATAATGGTTAGAGGTAATTGTAAAGCTGATAGACAAAACTTAGAACTATTAAAGTTACATGGATTAAAAACAGTTTTAACAAGAACTGTTGGATTTGATCATGTGGATTTAGAAGCAACAAAAGATTTAGATTTAAAAGTTGCTAGAGTCCCAGGGTATTCACCAAATGCTATATCAGAATTAGCAGTAACATTAGCAATGATGCTAGTAAGAAATACAGCTTATACAACTAATAGAACAAAAGATAAGAACTTTGTAGTTGATTCACAAATGTTTAGTAAAGAAATAAGAAATTGTACTGTTGGGGTTCTTGCATTAGGTAGAATTGGATTAACAACAGCTAAATTATTTAAGGGATTAGGCGCAAATGTTATTGGATATGATGTATTTCAAAGTGATGTAGCTAAAGAAGTTGTTGAGTTTAAGAGTTTAGATGAAGTGTTAGCAGAATCAGATGTAATAGCAGTTCATACACCATATATAAAAGGTCAAAATTATCATATGATAGATGATGAATTTATAGCTAAAATGAAAGATGGGGCTATATTAATAAATACAGCAAGAGGAGAAGTTCAAGATTTAGATGCTATAACAAGAGCATTAGAATCAGGAAAACTAGGCGGTTTTGGAACGGATGTTATAGAAGGTGAATCAGGTATATTCTTTAATAATTTAACTGGACAAACTATAAATAACGCTTCAGTTGAAAAATTAATAGGAATGTACCCTAAAGCTTTAGTAACTCCACACATGGGTTCATATACAGATGAAGCTTTAAGAAATATGATTAGTATATCTTATGATAATTTAAATGATATAATAGAGACGGGAAATTCAAAAAACGAAATAGCATAA
- a CDS encoding AEC family transporter, whose translation MNFLEIIKKTLTDNAIMGAIFSSISIILLGFYLRKKDIMNNAASKILTKVVLTVAIPALAFTSFMKDINEKELNEGLNIMIWGFAVYILLIVLTKLIYSRVKGDKQDVLRVLTIFGSTTFFGVPIVKAVYGATGAMYSSIFNIAYRVFLYSYGYIKMSGMKIEKETFKKNLKEMFLNPVIIATFLGLFIWIFQKSLPQVGIATKDGIVNYAFLRIDQTLPWLYKPLTYLDKLCSPLAWLSIGATLAEVPVKKAVGQKDTWIYSVIKIMLVPVINLVLLVVLSKTGILPVSFEGAATTVIMLATPTATVAAAYAISFDKEAILSSNCSLLSTLFAVVCMPLWIVVLEIVKNIGLFA comes from the coding sequence ATGAACTTTTTAGAAATTATTAAGAAAACATTAACTGATAATGCCATTATGGGAGCTATATTCTCATCAATATCAATAATATTATTAGGCTTTTATTTAAGAAAAAAAGATATAATGAATAATGCAGCATCTAAAATACTTACCAAAGTAGTTTTAACAGTTGCAATTCCAGCTTTAGCATTTACATCATTTATGAAAGATATAAATGAAAAAGAATTAAATGAAGGTTTAAATATAATGATATGGGGATTTGCTGTTTATATTTTACTTATAGTATTAACTAAGTTAATATACTCAAGAGTAAAAGGGGACAAGCAAGACGTATTAAGAGTTCTTACAATATTTGGTTCAACAACTTTCTTTGGAGTTCCAATAGTTAAGGCTGTTTACGGAGCTACTGGAGCTATGTATTCATCAATATTTAATATAGCATATAGAGTATTCTTATATTCATATGGATACATAAAAATGTCAGGTATGAAAATAGAAAAAGAAACATTTAAAAAGAACTTAAAAGAAATGTTCTTAAACCCAGTTATAATAGCTACGTTTTTAGGTTTATTTATTTGGATATTCCAAAAATCATTACCTCAAGTAGGAATTGCTACAAAAGATGGTATAGTAAACTATGCATTTTTAAGAATAGATCAAACTTTACCATGGTTATATAAGCCATTAACTTATTTAGATAAATTATGTTCACCTTTAGCATGGTTATCAATAGGGGCTACTCTAGCAGAAGTACCAGTTAAAAAAGCTGTAGGACAAAAAGATACTTGGATATACAGCGTTATAAAGATAATGTTAGTACCAGTTATAAATTTAGTATTACTAGTTGTATTAAGCAAAACAGGAATATTACCAGTTTCATTTGAAGGTGCAGCTACTACTGTGATAATGTTAGCAACACCAACAGCTACTGTTGCAGCAGCTTATGCAATAAGCTTTGATAAAGAAGCCATATTATCATCAAACTGTTCATTATTATCCACATTATTTGCAGTTGTATGTATGCCATTGTGGATAGTTGTGTTAGAAATAGTTAAAAATATTGGATTATTTGCTTAG
- the uvrB gene encoding excinuclease ABC subunit UvrB has product MPEFKIESKFKPMGDQPKAIEKLVESINDGNRGQTLLGVTGSGKTYTMANIIEKVQKPTLILAHNKTLAAQLCSEFKEFFPNNIVEYFVSYYDYYQPEAYVPQTDTFIEKDASINDEIDKLRHSATSALLERRDVIIVASVSCIYGLGNPDEYKKLTISLRVGMEKERDEIIKKLIEIQYERNDIDFARGTFRVRGDSLDIIPASSSNKGIRIEFFGDEIERIREFDVLTGKILGERKHVSISPASHFATSQEVLEKAINKIEDELEERLKELNGQEKLLEAQRLRQRTNYDIEMIREMGYCSGIENYSRILDGRAPGTPPQTLLDYFPEDFLMFIDESHVTLPQCRAMYAGDRSRKNTLVDFGFRLPCAYDNRPLKFEEFENKINQIVFVSATPSQYELDNSTTIAEQIIRPTGLLDPVIEIRPVEGQIDNLYSEIIKNTERGFRTLITTLTKRMAEDLTKYLTELGVKTTYMHSDIDTIERMKIIRSLRLGEFDVLVGINLLREGLDIPEVALVAILDADKEGFLRSETSLIQTIGRAARNSESKVIMYADNITKSMNKAIKETNRRRKVQMEYNDKHGIVPKTIIKEVRDVIEATTVAETQESYEIESVENTNPKDKKKLIKKYTEEMMEAAKNLQFERAAELRDIIEKLKK; this is encoded by the coding sequence ATGCCAGAATTTAAGATAGAATCAAAATTTAAACCAATGGGAGATCAACCAAAAGCAATTGAAAAGTTAGTTGAATCTATTAATGATGGAAATAGAGGTCAAACTTTACTTGGAGTAACAGGGTCAGGAAAAACATATACTATGGCAAATATAATAGAAAAGGTACAAAAACCTACATTAATATTAGCACATAATAAAACCCTTGCAGCTCAGTTATGTTCTGAATTTAAAGAATTTTTTCCTAATAATATAGTAGAATATTTTGTATCATATTATGATTATTATCAACCAGAAGCATATGTACCGCAAACAGATACATTTATAGAGAAAGATGCTTCAATTAATGATGAAATAGATAAACTTAGGCATTCAGCTACATCAGCATTACTAGAAAGAAGAGACGTTATTATAGTAGCATCCGTATCATGCATTTATGGATTAGGTAACCCTGATGAATATAAAAAACTAACTATATCTTTAAGGGTTGGAATGGAAAAAGAAAGAGATGAAATAATAAAGAAACTTATAGAAATTCAATATGAAAGAAACGATATAGATTTTGCAAGAGGGACCTTTAGAGTAAGAGGTGATTCTTTAGATATTATTCCAGCATCATCTTCTAATAAAGGTATTAGAATTGAATTTTTTGGAGATGAGATAGAGAGAATCAGAGAGTTTGATGTATTAACAGGTAAGATATTAGGAGAAAGAAAGCATGTTTCTATTTCACCAGCTTCTCACTTTGCTACTTCTCAAGAAGTTTTAGAAAAAGCTATAAATAAGATAGAAGATGAACTAGAAGAAAGGCTTAAGGAGCTTAATGGACAGGAAAAATTATTAGAAGCTCAAAGATTAAGACAAAGAACTAATTATGATATAGAAATGATACGAGAAATGGGATATTGTAGTGGTATAGAAAACTATTCTAGAATACTTGATGGTAGAGCACCAGGAACTCCACCTCAAACACTTTTAGATTATTTTCCAGAAGATTTCTTAATGTTTATAGACGAAAGCCATGTTACATTACCACAGTGTAGAGCAATGTATGCAGGTGACAGGTCAAGAAAAAATACATTAGTTGATTTTGGTTTTAGATTGCCTTGTGCCTATGATAATAGGCCGTTGAAATTTGAAGAATTTGAAAATAAAATAAATCAAATTGTATTTGTAAGTGCAACACCATCACAATATGAATTAGATAATTCAACTACTATTGCAGAACAAATAATAAGACCAACAGGTCTTTTAGATCCAGTTATAGAAATAAGACCTGTTGAAGGACAAATAGATAATTTATATTCAGAAATAATAAAAAATACTGAAAGAGGGTTTAGAACATTAATAACAACTCTTACAAAAAGAATGGCAGAGGACTTAACTAAGTATTTAACAGAATTAGGTGTTAAGACAACTTATATGCATTCTGATATAGATACTATAGAAAGAATGAAAATTATTAGGAGCTTAAGATTAGGGGAATTTGATGTATTAGTTGGTATAAATCTATTAAGAGAAGGATTAGATATTCCAGAAGTGGCATTAGTGGCAATATTAGATGCTGACAAAGAAGGTTTCTTACGTTCAGAAACATCATTAATACAAACTATTGGTAGAGCAGCGAGAAATTCAGAAAGTAAAGTTATCATGTATGCAGATAATATAACTAAATCTATGAATAAAGCTATTAAAGAAACTAACAGAAGAAGAAAGGTACAAATGGAATACAATGATAAACATGGAATTGTACCAAAGACTATTATAAAAGAGGTTAGAGATGTGATAGAAGCTACAACAGTAGCTGAAACTCAAGAAAGTTACGAAATTGAAAGTGTAGAAAATACAAACCCTAAAGATAAAAAGAAATTAATTAAGAAATATACAGAAGAAATGATGGAAGCTGCAAAAAATCTTCAATTTGAAAGAGCAGCAGAACTTAGAGATATAATTGAAAAACTAAAAAAGTAA
- a CDS encoding PDZ domain-containing protein, which translates to MELLLYTLRTVSYAIVEPSHLLILVVLGLVFYTKNKRISMMQKMTIGESLNSPLELTLSQIVLGIIAGAVGSVILSTLGIVFNKNSGIELIFMFSLLLLFVKKRFVCFSYSGAILGLLSIIFTLVSTKLNMQSYINVNIVSLMSFVGVLHIVEGFLVIFDGGRGALPVFSNRNGKIVGGFAFNRYWALPVAIFIALSGTVPSETITSTIQTPGWWPIINKLETSKLLLTMVVSAIPLYGVIGYNSVTFTKEKKKKTLYSGIGILIYGISLVIISQIANLGVIGQIIVVIYAPLGHEFMIKTLNKLEEKGSYIYVSDEEGIAILEVSPTSPAYEAGIRRGDKIIKINDNKVFSEVEIFETVRDSIYDISLVVKSTSGEILERKIKPRNKKIGILLVPKMVKREDALDINNDDFKKILDDLKRKH; encoded by the coding sequence ATGGAATTACTATTATATACATTAAGAACAGTATCATATGCGATAGTTGAGCCATCACATTTACTTATACTAGTAGTATTAGGATTAGTTTTTTATACAAAAAATAAAAGAATATCAATGATGCAAAAAATGACAATAGGGGAGAGTTTAAACTCTCCCCTAGAACTTACACTTTCGCAAATAGTATTAGGAATTATTGCTGGAGCTGTAGGAAGTGTTATACTAAGTACATTAGGGATAGTATTCAACAAAAATTCAGGAATTGAATTAATATTTATGTTTTCATTATTATTACTTTTTGTAAAAAAGAGATTTGTTTGTTTTTCATATTCAGGAGCTATATTAGGGCTTTTAAGTATAATTTTTACTTTAGTATCAACAAAATTAAACATGCAATCATATATAAATGTAAATATAGTTTCATTAATGAGTTTTGTAGGAGTTTTACATATTGTAGAAGGATTTCTAGTAATATTTGATGGAGGAAGAGGAGCATTACCGGTATTTTCCAATAGAAATGGGAAAATAGTAGGTGGTTTTGCTTTTAATAGATATTGGGCATTGCCAGTAGCTATTTTTATAGCGCTTTCAGGAACAGTACCAAGCGAGACAATAACAAGTACAATTCAAACGCCGGGATGGTGGCCTATAATTAATAAGTTAGAAACATCTAAGCTATTATTAACAATGGTTGTTTCAGCAATTCCTCTATATGGAGTTATAGGATATAATTCAGTTACTTTCACTAAAGAAAAAAAGAAAAAAACTTTATATTCAGGTATTGGAATATTAATTTATGGTATTTCATTAGTTATAATATCTCAAATTGCTAATTTAGGTGTAATAGGGCAGATAATAGTTGTTATATATGCTCCTTTAGGTCACGAATTTATGATTAAAACATTAAATAAACTTGAAGAAAAAGGATCTTACATTTATGTAAGTGATGAAGAGGGAATAGCTATTTTAGAAGTATCACCTACATCACCAGCATATGAAGCTGGTATAAGAAGAGGGGATAAAATTATTAAGATAAATGATAATAAAGTTTTTTCAGAGGTAGAAATATTTGAGACAGTAAGAGATAGTATTTATGATATCAGTTTAGTGGTGAAAAGTACTTCCGGGGAAATATTAGAGCGAAAGATAAAACCTAGAAACAAGAAAATTGGAATACTTCTAGTTCCTAAAATGGTGAAAAGAGAAGATGCATTAGATATTAATAATGATGATTTTAAAAAAATATTAGATGATTTAAAGAGAAAGCATTAG
- a CDS encoding S41 family peptidase encodes MEDFNKRDEKKKGGKRVIVIISLVIAFIASNLGFFYLGNRFAFNGFTLRGINSEVTEDLKDIQDISKYNLLFQVRNALLSKYDGEIDDNKLLEAAIKGMTISLKDPYTVFMNSDEYKSFMEQSEGHFVGIGAQLGVKDGKVTVVAPIEGSPAEKAGLKTGDVILKVDDKDVSESNVEKTIAMIKGEEGKAVKLTLSRESGEPFDVNIVREVVKTIAVKGEMIDDSVGYIQIVSFDEDVSEAFKKKLVELKEKGMKGLILDLRGNPGGFLGESVKIASQFIPKGETVTYTIDKYDNKSESKSIGGEAEGMPLVVLINGGSASASEVVTGALRDYGVATTVGENSFGKGVVQQLVEFKNGKGGLKVTTSKYYTPNGENIHKVGIKPDIEVKISEELLKQPYDRNNDPQFDKALEVIKEKIK; translated from the coding sequence ATGGAGGATTTTAATAAAAGAGATGAAAAGAAAAAAGGTGGCAAGAGAGTAATTGTTATAATTAGTTTGGTAATTGCTTTTATTGCTTCGAATCTTGGATTTTTTTACTTAGGAAACAGATTTGCATTTAATGGATTTACTTTAAGAGGAATAAACAGTGAGGTAACAGAAGATTTAAAGGATATTCAAGATATTAGTAAGTATAATCTGCTTTTTCAGGTTAGAAATGCTCTTTTATCAAAATACGATGGAGAAATAGATGATAATAAACTATTAGAAGCTGCAATTAAGGGAATGACAATATCTTTAAAAGATCCTTATACGGTATTTATGAATTCAGATGAATATAAATCATTTATGGAACAAAGTGAAGGTCATTTTGTTGGAATTGGTGCTCAATTAGGAGTTAAGGATGGAAAAGTAACTGTTGTAGCACCTATAGAAGGTTCACCAGCAGAAAAGGCTGGGTTAAAAACTGGAGATGTAATACTTAAAGTAGATGATAAAGATGTTAGTGAATCAAATGTTGAAAAAACAATTGCAATGATTAAAGGTGAAGAAGGAAAAGCTGTTAAATTGACATTATCCAGAGAAAGTGGAGAGCCTTTTGATGTAAATATAGTAAGAGAAGTAGTTAAAACAATTGCAGTTAAAGGTGAAATGATTGATGATTCAGTAGGTTATATTCAAATAGTTTCTTTTGATGAAGATGTTTCAGAAGCTTTTAAAAAGAAACTTGTTGAATTAAAAGAAAAAGGTATGAAGGGATTAATTCTAGATTTAAGAGGTAATCCAGGTGGATTTTTAGGTGAATCAGTTAAGATTGCATCACAATTTATACCAAAAGGAGAAACAGTAACTTATACTATAGATAAATATGATAATAAAAGTGAATCTAAGTCTATAGGAGGAGAAGCAGAAGGAATGCCATTAGTAGTATTAATAAATGGTGGAAGTGCTTCGGCTTCTGAAGTAGTTACAGGTGCATTAAGAGATTATGGAGTTGCTACTACTGTTGGAGAAAATAGTTTTGGAAAAGGTGTAGTACAGCAACTTGTAGAATTTAAAAACGGAAAAGGTGGATTAAAGGTTACAACTTCTAAGTATTATACTCCTAATGGAGAGAATATACACAAGGTTGGAATAAAACCAGATATTGAGGTTAAAATATCAGAAGAGTTATTAAAACAGCCTTATGATAGAAATAATGATCCACAATTTGATAAGGCATTAGAGGTAATAAAAGAAAAGATAAAGTAG
- the ftsX gene encoding permease-like cell division protein FtsX, whose product MKINTIKYFIIDALKSLKRNRGISVAAMITVLITFFVFGTFTLLALNFNKAIEDVASKVEIKVFLKDDIKLVDQREIEVKLNEQQGIKDVIYESKDEAFLNFKESLSNNEGLLQGYDLQNNPLPSSFIVKLQDPDYAESVGDAVKSMTGVESIENQRDLINKISSVVKGFQAIGLVLFGIFAGVSVFLITNTIKIAVYSRRREVGIMKFVGATDWFIRWPFIIEGIIIGSIGSLLSSVVLFFGYKFTYGYIVSNMFLVTLVPPTFVFTTLIWLFLGGGIVVGAIGSFVALRKFLDV is encoded by the coding sequence ATGAAAATTAATACTATAAAATATTTCATAATAGATGCACTTAAAAGCCTTAAAAGAAACAGAGGAATAAGTGTAGCAGCTATGATTACAGTGCTAATAACATTTTTCGTATTTGGTACATTTACATTATTAGCATTAAATTTCAATAAGGCAATTGAAGATGTAGCATCAAAAGTAGAAATAAAAGTATTTTTAAAAGATGATATTAAACTAGTAGATCAAAGAGAAATAGAAGTTAAGTTAAATGAACAACAAGGAATAAAAGATGTAATTTATGAATCAAAAGATGAAGCTTTCTTAAATTTTAAGGAAAGCCTATCAAATAATGAAGGGTTATTACAAGGATATGATTTACAAAACAATCCGTTACCTAGTTCTTTTATAGTTAAATTGCAAGATCCAGATTATGCTGAATCTGTAGGGGATGCAGTTAAAAGTATGACAGGAGTAGAAAGTATAGAAAACCAACGAGATTTAATTAATAAGATTAGTTCAGTGGTTAAAGGCTTCCAAGCAATAGGGTTAGTTTTATTTGGAATTTTTGCTGGTGTTTCAGTATTCTTAATAACAAATACTATAAAAATAGCAGTTTACTCAAGAAGAAGAGAAGTTGGAATAATGAAATTTGTAGGAGCTACAGATTGGTTTATTAGATGGCCATTTATAATAGAGGGTATAATAATAGGGTCTATAGGTTCATTGCTTTCAAGTGTAGTACTATTCTTTGGATATAAGTTTACATATGGATATATAGTATCTAATATGTTCTTAGTAACTTTAGTACCACCAACATTCGTGTTTACAACACTTATATGGTTATTCTTAGGTGGTGGTATAGTAGTAGGTGCAATTGGTAGTTTTGTAGCTTTAAGAAAGTTCTTAGACGTATAA
- the ftsE gene encoding cell division ATP-binding protein FtsE — protein MIEFKNVSKLYDNNVKALSDVNINIGTGEFVFLVGPSGAGKSTFIKMLLKEVDPTMGEITVAGKELASITRRQTPYYRRKIGMVFQDFRLIPTLNVYENVAFAMRVVEATPKEIRKRVPMVLSLVGLSHKYKMFPNELSGGEQQRVSLARAIVNNPSVLICDEPTGNLDPETAKEIMELLDDINRAGTTILMATHAKDIVDSMKKRVIAIEKGCITRDEKRGMYEDEN, from the coding sequence ATGATAGAATTTAAAAATGTGTCAAAGCTATATGATAATAATGTTAAGGCATTATCGGATGTAAATATAAATATAGGAACTGGAGAATTTGTTTTTTTAGTTGGACCTTCAGGAGCTGGTAAATCAACATTTATAAAAATGTTGCTTAAAGAAGTTGATCCTACTATGGGAGAGATAACAGTTGCAGGAAAAGAACTTGCAAGTATAACCAGAAGACAAACTCCATATTATAGAAGAAAGATAGGAATGGTTTTCCAAGACTTTAGACTTATACCAACTTTAAACGTATATGAAAATGTTGCTTTCGCAATGAGAGTTGTAGAAGCTACTCCAAAGGAAATTAGAAAAAGAGTTCCAATGGTGTTATCATTAGTAGGTCTTTCACATAAATATAAAATGTTCCCTAATGAGCTGTCAGGTGGAGAGCAACAAAGAGTTTCTTTAGCAAGAGCTATTGTTAATAATCCATCAGTGCTTATTTGTGATGAACCAACAGGAAATTTGGATCCAGAAACAGCTAAAGAAATTATGGAATTGTTAGATGATATAAATAGAGCTGGTACAACTATATTAATGGCAACTCATGCAAAAGATATAGTAGATAGCATGAAGAAGAGAGTTATCGCTATAGAAAAAGGCTGTATAACAAGAGACGAAAAGAGGGGGATGTACGAAGATGAAAATTAA
- a CDS encoding YitT family protein, with protein MEKVKEYLLSTLGVGIVAFSLEYFFFPNGVAAGGISGLALALNFIIKIEPSILTFIFNIILFAMAFFLIDRSFGTKSIYATVMLSVFMWLAERFLHPVAITDNLILSSIFGSACIAMGTAIVFHQGASTGGTSIIAKIINKYLGVPIGQGLLLSDCTVTLLAIYVFGIEKGLFGLLSAILIGNLVDKFIDGFNPVKQVFVVTRKEKLVVDFITNEIDRGCTILTGKGGYTKVDTTIIYTVLTTKQFITLKKFIKENNPEAFVTVNESTEALGKGFADY; from the coding sequence ATGGAAAAAGTAAAGGAATATTTATTATCAACTTTAGGAGTAGGAATAGTAGCATTTAGCTTAGAGTATTTCTTCTTTCCTAATGGAGTTGCAGCAGGAGGAATTTCAGGGTTAGCATTAGCTTTAAATTTTATTATAAAAATTGAGCCTAGTATATTAACATTTATATTTAATATTATATTATTTGCAATGGCTTTCTTTTTAATAGACAGATCATTTGGTACAAAAAGTATATATGCAACTGTTATGTTATCAGTATTTATGTGGTTAGCTGAAAGATTTTTACATCCAGTAGCTATAACTGATAATTTGATTTTATCAAGTATATTTGGATCAGCGTGTATAGCTATGGGAACTGCCATAGTATTTCATCAAGGGGCATCAACAGGTGGAACAAGCATTATTGCCAAAATAATAAATAAGTATTTAGGAGTGCCTATAGGACAAGGGTTGCTTTTATCAGATTGTACAGTAACACTTTTAGCTATATATGTATTTGGCATTGAAAAAGGTTTATTTGGATTATTAAGTGCAATATTAATAGGAAACTTAGTAGATAAATTTATAGATGGATTTAATCCTGTTAAGCAAGTTTTTGTAGTAACTCGTAAAGAAAAATTAGTAGTTGATTTTATAACAAATGAAATTGATAGAGGCTGCACTATTTTAACAGGAAAAGGTGGGTATACTAAAGTTGATACAACTATTATCTATACAGTATTAACAACAAAGCAATTCATAACACTAAAAAAATTTATAAAAGAAAATAACCCAGAAGCTTTTGTAACAGTAAACGAATCAACAGAGGCTTTAGGTAAAGGATTCGCAGATTATTAA
- a CDS encoding YitT family protein yields MKMKLKEFSIITLGVLLVAVALEYFFIPNKIAAGGLTGLAIVINHYIPFISTGPLVLIMDLILYAVGFMFLGRNFGVKTIYASLSLSIIMSFIETFLNPQAITNDLIIATIFGTIITALGMSLVFHMDSGTGGTDTIAKILNKFFHIDIGKSLLIVDFIVTSLGAITFGINIGLYALLAVIINGIAIDNVIAGFHLCKEVTIISTENQKISRFIMEELERGCTFLKGVGGFTGKDTEVLYAVLERKEFIKLKQYITEVDKKAFISVGEVHEVMGEGFKEI; encoded by the coding sequence ATGAAAATGAAGTTAAAAGAATTCTCAATAATTACATTGGGAGTATTATTAGTAGCTGTTGCTTTAGAGTACTTTTTTATACCAAATAAAATAGCCGCAGGTGGATTAACAGGTTTAGCTATTGTTATTAATCATTATATTCCCTTTATATCTACAGGACCATTAGTATTAATAATGGATTTAATATTATATGCAGTAGGGTTTATGTTTTTAGGAAGAAATTTTGGAGTTAAAACTATATATGCAAGTTTAAGCTTGTCTATTATTATGTCATTTATAGAAACATTTTTAAATCCACAAGCAATTACTAATGACTTAATAATAGCCACTATTTTTGGAACTATTATAACTGCTTTAGGTATGTCATTAGTTTTTCATATGGATTCAGGAACAGGAGGAACAGATACTATTGCTAAAATACTAAATAAGTTTTTTCATATCGATATAGGCAAATCATTACTTATAGTAGATTTTATAGTTACTTCATTAGGAGCAATAACATTTGGTATTAATATAGGGTTATATGCATTGCTTGCAGTAATTATTAATGGAATTGCTATAGATAATGTAATAGCAGGATTCCACCTATGTAAAGAAGTGACAATTATAAGTACAGAAAATCAAAAAATAAGTAGGTTTATTATGGAAGAACTTGAAAGAGGATGTACTTTTCTTAAAGGTGTAGGTGGATTTACTGGTAAGGATACTGAGGTTCTTTATGCAGTTTTAGAAAGAAAAGAGTTTATAAAACTAAAACAGTATATAACAGAGGTAGATAAAAAAGCTTTTATTAGTGTAGGAGAAGTTCATGAAGTAATGGGAGAAGGATTTAAAGAAATATAG
- a CDS encoding transketolase family protein, with amino-acid sequence MSKKIATREAYGKALAKLANTNKNVVVLDADLSKSTKTADFKATCPERFFNMGIAEANMMGVAAGLSTCGKIPFVSTFAMFASGRAFEQIRNSICYPKLNVKICATHAGLTVGEDGASHQAIEDLAIMRSIPNMTVICPADAVETEAAIKAIAEYNGPCYVRLGRAPVNVINNPETYEFKIGKGVRLSDGNDVTIVATGIMVDLALEAKEELLKENINARVINIHTLKPIDKEILINAAKETGAIVTVEEHNIVAGLGSAVLEAISEECPVSVFRIGVKDVFGESGKPDELLKAYGLTTTNIVDKVKKAVKIKNCYN; translated from the coding sequence ATGAGTAAAAAGATTGCAACAAGAGAAGCTTATGGAAAGGCTTTAGCTAAATTAGCTAATACTAACAAAAATGTAGTAGTTTTAGATGCAGATCTTTCAAAATCTACAAAGACTGCAGATTTTAAGGCTACTTGTCCTGAAAGATTTTTTAATATGGGAATTGCTGAGGCTAATATGATGGGAGTTGCTGCAGGTCTTTCAACTTGTGGAAAAATACCATTTGTAAGTACTTTTGCAATGTTTGCATCAGGAAGAGCTTTTGAGCAAATAAGAAACTCTATTTGCTATCCAAAATTAAATGTTAAAATTTGTGCTACACATGCAGGGTTAACAGTGGGAGAAGATGGAGCATCTCATCAAGCCATAGAAGATTTAGCTATAATGAGAAGTATTCCTAATATGACAGTAATATGTCCAGCAGATGCTGTAGAAACAGAGGCAGCAATTAAAGCTATAGCTGAATATAATGGACCTTGCTATGTAAGATTAGGAAGAGCTCCAGTTAATGTTATAAATAATCCGGAAACATATGAATTTAAAATAGGAAAAGGTGTAAGATTATCAGATGGTAATGATGTAACTATAGTTGCAACAGGAATAATGGTGGATTTGGCATTAGAAGCAAAAGAAGAGCTTTTGAAAGAAAATATAAATGCTAGAGTAATTAATATTCATACTTTAAAACCTATAGATAAAGAAATTTTAATAAATGCAGCAAAAGAAACTGGAGCAATAGTTACAGTAGAGGAGCATAACATAGTTGCAGGGCTAGGTTCAGCAGTTTTAGAAGCAATATCAGAAGAATGTCCAGTTTCAGTATTTAGAATAGGGGTTAAAGATGTATTTGGAGAAAGTGGTAAACCAGATGAATTACTAAAAGCTTATGGTTTAACTACTACTAATATAGTTGATAAAGTAAAAAAAGCAGTAAAAATAAAAAATTGTTATAATTAA